A DNA window from Candidatus Sulfidibacterium hydrothermale contains the following coding sequences:
- a CDS encoding DUF5689 domain-containing protein gives MKKLVLFFAASMLLFLSSCVKQDFDTPPISEIPVGTVYTIAQLRQMYADSGAYQFNTDASVYAVVTMDETSGNIYKSAFIQDANDAVNIHLLQSGGLRIGDSIRIYLKGVVLSDYGGMFQLDNVNNDSSIVILATQKDIAPKDATIEDLLAGKYKEQLVKLNNVQFAETDTGKVFAEPDKATNRKLEDCQGNQVDVRTSNYATFAPLKVPDKRGSLIAIAGSFNGLPQLLLRSASEIVMDSARCEIGGGGTPVTPVDSVNEQFDNAENYTDIAITGWTNIKVAGDRAWQGKIYNTDKYAQASGYNSGLSDMETWLITPPVKNDNGDMVLSFKSAMAYWKHTGDDKPLTILASTDFDGTNFATAHWTELSATLPTANNSNYEWVNSGDISLANFKGNVAIAFKYKGSDSESTSIELDDVVIHAGTGGGTNPGTVTSFDIDFSDQTAYQDIAINGWITTATKGTRNWQGKEYSTNYYAHATAYKSTDDENEEWLISPPIDLDAMTNPTLSFDTEKAYWSHTDDEPFEVLISTDFDGTNIESATWQKLSATIATKDDSDYTWVHSGDVDLSSYSGTAYIAFRYYGNAPKGETTTYDIDNLKLFDK, from the coding sequence ATGAAAAAGTTAGTTTTATTTTTCGCAGCTTCCATGCTTTTATTCCTTTCTTCTTGTGTCAAACAGGATTTTGACACGCCTCCTATCAGCGAAATTCCGGTAGGAACAGTTTACACCATCGCCCAACTTCGGCAAATGTATGCCGATTCCGGAGCTTATCAGTTTAACACCGATGCGTCGGTATATGCGGTGGTTACCATGGATGAGACTTCAGGTAACATCTACAAAAGCGCATTTATTCAAGATGCCAACGATGCCGTAAATATCCATTTACTGCAGTCAGGCGGACTGCGTATTGGCGATTCCATCCGGATCTACCTGAAAGGGGTGGTTTTATCTGATTACGGTGGCATGTTTCAGCTGGACAATGTGAATAACGATTCCAGCATTGTCATTCTGGCTACTCAAAAAGATATTGCTCCTAAAGATGCGACCATTGAAGATCTGCTCGCCGGAAAGTATAAAGAACAATTGGTTAAATTAAATAATGTTCAATTTGCTGAAACAGATACCGGTAAAGTTTTTGCCGAACCAGACAAAGCAACCAACCGGAAACTGGAAGATTGCCAAGGCAATCAGGTGGATGTAAGAACCAGTAACTATGCCACTTTTGCTCCGCTGAAAGTTCCGGACAAAAGAGGATCGCTCATTGCCATTGCCGGAAGTTTTAATGGTTTACCCCAGCTTCTGTTACGTTCGGCATCCGAAATTGTTATGGATAGTGCCCGCTGCGAAATTGGAGGTGGTGGAACTCCCGTCACACCGGTAGACAGCGTAAACGAACAATTTGATAATGCAGAAAACTACACCGATATTGCCATTACCGGATGGACCAATATCAAAGTAGCCGGAGACCGCGCTTGGCAAGGTAAGATTTACAATACCGACAAATATGCCCAGGCCTCAGGATACAACTCCGGACTTTCTGATATGGAAACATGGCTTATTACTCCTCCGGTGAAAAACGATAACGGAGATATGGTATTAAGCTTTAAATCAGCTATGGCTTACTGGAAACACACCGGCGACGACAAGCCGTTAACCATTCTGGCTTCCACTGACTTTGACGGCACTAATTTTGCCACAGCACACTGGACAGAATTATCAGCCACTTTGCCCACAGCCAATAACAGCAATTACGAATGGGTTAACTCGGGTGATATTTCACTGGCCAATTTCAAAGGCAACGTAGCCATCGCCTTTAAATACAAAGGAAGTGATTCTGAATCTACTTCTATTGAATTGGATGATGTTGTTATTCATGCAGGTACCGGTGGAGGAACAAATCCGGGTACCGTTACTTCCTTTGATATCGATTTCTCGGATCAAACGGCCTATCAAGACATTGCTATTAATGGCTGGATAACTACGGCAACCAAAGGAACCCGTAACTGGCAAGGCAAAGAATACAGCACCAATTATTATGCACATGCCACGGCCTATAAATCAACCGATGACGAGAATGAAGAATGGCTGATTTCTCCTCCTATTGATTTGGACGCTATGACCAATCCTACCTTGAGCTTCGATACCGAAAAAGCCTATTGGAGCCATACAGATGATGAGCCTTTTGAAGTATTGATCTCCACCGATTTCGACGGAACAAATATTGAAAGCGCTACCTGGCAAAAATTGTCAGCTACCATTGCTACAAAAGATGATTCCGACTATACCTGGGTTCATTCCGGTGATGTTGATTTATCGTCTTATTCCGGCACTGCTTATATTGCATTCCGTTATTACGGAAATGCGCCAAAAGGAGAAACAACTACTTATGATATTGATAATCTGAAACTATTTGACAAATAG
- a CDS encoding polyprenol monophosphomannose synthase, producing the protein MNKGLVIIPTFNEKENIENIIRAVFALKTPFDILIVEDNSPDGTAAIVKNLIKEFPDRLHIMEREGKKGLGTAYIDGFKWALQRQYDYIFEMDADFSHNPDDLEKLYASLHHDKYDVAIGSRYITGVNVVNWPMGRVLMSYYASAYVRMITGMDIRDTTAGFVGWRREVLETIDLDKIKFVGYAFQIEMKYTALKLGFKVIEIPIIFTDRTLGESKMNKNIFREAVFGVINLRKRSLLGKIKPKKQD; encoded by the coding sequence ATGAACAAAGGGTTGGTCATCATTCCCACTTTTAACGAAAAAGAAAACATTGAAAACATTATTCGTGCGGTCTTTGCACTGAAAACCCCCTTTGATATTCTTATCGTAGAAGACAACAGTCCGGACGGTACGGCAGCCATTGTAAAAAACCTGATAAAAGAATTTCCTGACCGGCTTCATATCATGGAACGTGAAGGGAAAAAAGGATTAGGCACTGCTTATATCGACGGGTTTAAATGGGCTTTGCAACGCCAGTACGATTATATCTTTGAAATGGATGCCGACTTTTCGCATAATCCGGATGATTTGGAAAAATTATATGCCAGCCTGCATCACGACAAGTATGACGTAGCCATCGGTTCGCGGTATATCACCGGAGTAAACGTGGTTAACTGGCCTATGGGACGGGTTTTGATGTCGTATTATGCCTCGGCTTATGTAAGGATGATTACCGGAATGGATATCCGCGATACCACAGCCGGCTTTGTAGGATGGCGGCGAGAAGTGTTGGAAACCATCGATCTGGATAAAATTAAATTTGTGGGATATGCTTTTCAGATCGAAATGAAATACACCGCATTAAAACTGGGATTTAAAGTCATAGAGATTCCCATCATTTTTACTGACCGGACACTGGGTGAATCTAAAATGAACAAAAACATTTTTCGTGAGGCTGTTTTTGGCGTGATCAACTTGAGAAAAAGAAGCCTTCTCGGAAAAATCAAACCTAAAAAACAAGACTAA
- a CDS encoding TonB-dependent receptor plug domain-containing protein, whose product MKKVLSLLVILLFIQQVKSQTDTTSSAKEGTVIPTFTLTETDLSNESQSQDVSGLLQASRDIFVSTAGYIFGAARYRVRGYDSQNLSVLMDGITLNDPETGRAYWSSWGGLNDITRYNIVKSGIVSSEYGFGGVGGITEINARPSTFRKQVKFSYSLSNRSYRDRIMFTYSTGVTPSGWSIVASFSRRWAQEGYVEGTFYDAWAYFLGVEKKLTSNNSLTLTVFGSPTKRGKSGISVQEAYDLTGNNYYNPYWGYQAGEKRNARVSDYHQPMITLTDYWKLSDKTKVKLATSYWFGRGGSTALNWVEANDPRPDYYRNLPSWYYLIGDSAAGDYAAEQWRTNVNYRQINWDALYFANSKFLYTVNDVDGIEGNNVTGLRSKYIIEERRNDKSELQVNGDITSFLNTHISLYGGFNLNFYKGHQYKKIDDLLGGDYWLDIDKYASGDPFKIPAAAQSDLNHPNRIVKEGDIFGYDYDANIQTQNVFGEADFSYRKMDFYFGAQFTHTNFWRTGHMRNGHFPLHSYGEGHKNNFYNYGLKGGATYKINGRNYITGNLMYMTRAPYFRDAYISVRTRDFTVDNLKSETIYSGDINYILRTPAVKARLTFYYTQFKDKTWLRSFYHEGLNSFVNYIMTGVDELNTGMELGLEANLTPTISVSGVLGIGQNIYTSRPTATITQDNDAQLLASDRKVYLENYYVGGMPQTVASVGIRYNAPKYWFIGINGNYFGDSYLPVNPDRHTQEALEGLAPDDYRIPEILAQEKLPDGMTIDMFGGKSWRIHHKYTAGFSVSISNLLNNTGYISGGYEQLRYDPKNINKFPPKYAYLYGRTFFLNIYIRM is encoded by the coding sequence ATGAAAAAAGTTTTATCACTACTTGTTATCCTGCTCTTTATACAGCAGGTAAAATCACAAACCGATACAACTAGTTCAGCGAAAGAAGGAACAGTGATTCCGACATTTACGCTTACCGAGACAGACCTAAGTAATGAAAGTCAGTCGCAGGATGTATCCGGTTTGTTACAGGCATCGAGAGACATTTTTGTTTCTACGGCCGGGTATATTTTTGGTGCGGCCCGTTATCGCGTAAGGGGATACGATTCACAAAATCTGAGCGTCTTAATGGACGGAATAACCCTGAACGATCCGGAAACCGGCAGGGCTTATTGGTCAAGCTGGGGCGGTTTAAATGATATTACGCGGTACAACATTGTTAAAAGTGGTATCGTTTCTTCCGAATACGGATTTGGCGGTGTTGGCGGAATTACCGAGATCAACGCACGGCCTTCCACTTTCAGGAAACAGGTGAAGTTCTCCTATTCCCTTTCGAACCGCAGCTACCGAGACCGGATCATGTTCACTTATTCTACCGGTGTAACTCCCAGCGGGTGGTCCATCGTCGCTTCGTTTTCACGCCGTTGGGCACAGGAAGGCTATGTAGAAGGAACTTTTTATGATGCCTGGGCTTATTTTCTCGGTGTAGAAAAGAAATTAACCAGCAACAACAGCCTGACATTAACCGTCTTTGGCTCTCCTACGAAAAGAGGGAAATCGGGCATTTCTGTTCAGGAAGCGTATGATCTGACGGGAAACAATTATTATAATCCTTATTGGGGTTACCAGGCCGGAGAAAAACGCAATGCCAGAGTCAGTGACTATCACCAACCAATGATCACTTTAACCGATTACTGGAAACTGTCTGACAAAACCAAAGTTAAACTGGCTACCTCCTACTGGTTTGGAAGAGGAGGCTCCACTGCCTTAAACTGGGTGGAAGCCAATGACCCACGTCCTGATTATTACCGTAATCTTCCCAGCTGGTATTATCTGATTGGAGACTCGGCTGCCGGAGATTATGCGGCCGAACAGTGGCGTACCAATGTCAATTACCGGCAAATCAATTGGGATGCTCTCTATTTTGCCAATAGTAAGTTTCTATATACCGTTAATGATGTTGACGGAATCGAAGGAAATAATGTAACCGGGCTTCGCTCGAAATACATCATTGAAGAACGTCGCAACGACAAAAGCGAGTTACAGGTTAACGGAGACATTACCTCTTTTCTCAATACACACATTTCCCTTTACGGAGGGTTCAACCTGAATTTTTACAAAGGCCATCAATACAAAAAAATTGACGACCTGCTCGGTGGCGATTATTGGCTCGACATTGACAAATATGCTTCCGGTGACCCGTTTAAAATTCCGGCTGCCGCCCAAAGCGACCTGAACCATCCCAATCGTATTGTAAAAGAAGGAGATATTTTCGGCTACGATTACGATGCCAACATACAAACCCAAAATGTATTCGGTGAAGCCGATTTTAGTTACCGGAAAATGGATTTCTATTTCGGAGCTCAATTTACACACACTAATTTCTGGCGTACCGGACACATGCGGAATGGACATTTCCCGCTCCACTCGTATGGCGAAGGCCACAAAAACAACTTTTACAATTACGGTTTAAAAGGGGGTGCAACCTATAAGATCAACGGCCGGAACTATATCACCGGTAACCTGATGTACATGACCCGGGCTCCTTATTTCAGAGATGCTTACATTTCAGTACGTACCCGTGATTTTACCGTGGATAACCTGAAAAGCGAAACCATCTATTCAGGAGACATCAATTACATTTTAAGAACACCGGCAGTAAAAGCCCGCCTGACTTTTTATTATACCCAATTCAAAGACAAAACCTGGTTGCGTAGTTTTTATCACGAAGGACTGAATTCCTTTGTTAACTACATTATGACCGGTGTAGATGAATTGAATACAGGTATGGAATTAGGACTCGAAGCCAACCTTACTCCCACCATTTCGGTTTCCGGAGTATTAGGAATTGGTCAAAACATTTACACTTCACGTCCTACAGCCACGATCACGCAGGATAATGATGCTCAACTACTCGCCAGCGACCGGAAAGTTTACCTCGAGAACTATTACGTTGGCGGAATGCCACAAACGGTGGCTTCTGTAGGCATCCGGTACAATGCTCCCAAATATTGGTTCATCGGAATCAATGGGAACTATTTTGGTGATTCTTATCTGCCTGTTAACCCTGACCGTCATACCCAAGAAGCACTTGAAGGTCTTGCACCGGATGATTACCGTATTCCGGAAATTCTGGCTCAGGAAAAACTTCCTGACGGCATGACCATAGATATGTTTGGCGGAAAATCGTGGCGTATCCATCATAAATACACTGCCGGTTTTTCTGTAAGCATCAGCAATTTGCTGAACAATACAGGATACATCTCGGGCGGTTATGAACAATTACGCTACGATCCTAAAAACATCAACAAGTTTCCGCCCAAATATGCCTATTTGTACGGCCGGACATTTTTCCTGAATATTTATATCAGAATGTAA